From Oryza sativa Japonica Group chromosome 4, ASM3414082v1, one genomic window encodes:
- the LOC4335871 gene encoding uncharacterized protein — translation MAATFSAAAAAAASPTYLHRPRTLAPPASTPARLSPSSSSRRPATPSLLSLRRTHAAPPPLRAAAADPKVVNGEDFPPMKDLLRLYKKAFLDGNDEALGGIESAIIAIEKERSNSAAQYESIATEITSGKDKFLRINADLENFRKQTEKERARFTSNIQVDVVQSLLTLVDSFEKVNQEITPETDKEQTISTSYQGIYKQLVETLRSLGVGVVETVGKPFDPSIHEAIAREESHQFKAGIVSHEVKRGFLLRERLLRPATVKVSTGSGTQETSSPSTEKPVEDSKEDAAV, via the exons ATGGCGGCgaccttctccgccgccgccgccgccgccgcaagcccCACCTACCTCCACCGCCCCCGAACCCTAGCCCCACCCGCCTCAACCCCTGCTCGCCTGagccccagcagcagcagcaggaggccgGCGACCCCCTCGCTGCTCTCCCTCCGGCGCACccatgccgcgccgccgccgctccgtgccgccgccgctgaccccAAG GTTGTTAATGGGGAAGATTTCCCCCCTATGAAGGACCTACTTCGTCTATACAAGAAAGCTTTTCTAGATGGAAATGATGAGGCTCTTGGTGGAATTGAGAGTGCTATCATTGCCATTGAGAAAGAAAGGAGTAACTCAGCTGCTCAGTATGAAAGTATTGCAACCGAAATTACTTCAGGGAAGGACAAGTTCCTCCGTATAAATGCTGATCTGGAGAATTTCCGGAAGCAGACTGAAAAGGAGCGTGCTAGGTTTACCTCAAATATACAGGTGGATGTTGTTCAGAGTCTATTGACTCTGGTTGATAGTTTTGAGAAGGTGAATCAAGAGATCACCCCGGAGACTGATAAAGAGCAGACGATTAGCACAAGCTATCAAGGCATATACAAGCAGTTAGTAGAGACATTGAGAAGCTTAGGTGTAGGAGTTGTGGAAACAGTTGGCAAGCCATTTGATCCTTCG ATTCATGAGGCTATCGCACGCGAGGAATCTCATCAGTTCAAGGCTGGGATTGTCTCGCATGAAGTCAAACGCGGGTTCCTTCTAAGGGAGAGGCTGCTAAGGCCTGCCACTGTGAAGGTCTCAACCGGCTCTGGCACCCAGGAGACGAGCTCCCCATCTACAGAGAAGCCTGTGGAGGATAGCAAAGAAGATGCCGCTGTCTGA
- the LOC4335872 gene encoding F-box protein 7 has translation MASSDVSVDVRPEFNSFDHLRSIRYIATDRPWLTLYGIRVQPVTPFSSLSSRPDLALIHQCLPDELLFEIFARMSPYSLGRAACVCRKWKYTVRNPTLWRNACLKTWQRTGMEANYQMVQSLYDSSWRKMWMLRPRIQFDGLYVSRNTYIHTGTAEWQFTKTVNVVCYYRYLRFFPSGKFLYKISPQKIKDVVKCMHFRASKGDCVFKGDYVLSEDGQIELALLYPGRRYTLVRMRLRLRGTTLGANNRLDVLKILTTGVNATELRNWKGSVLELVETWDEDETHDPEVPAVTHSRGLTPFVFVPFEEADTSVMNLPVEKMDYFVPG, from the exons ATGGCCTCCTCAG ATGTCTCCGTTGATGTTCGGCCAGAGTTTAACTCTTTTGATCATTTGAGAAGCATACGATATATTGCAACAGATAGACCATGGCTGA CGTTATATGGAATAAGAGTTCAACCTGTAACACCATTCAGCAGTTTGAGCAGTAGACCTGATCTGGCACTCATTCATCAATGCCTACCTGATGAGCTGCTTTTTGAG ATCTTTGCAAGGATGAGTCCATATTCTTTAGGGAGGGCTGCTTGTGTGTGTCGCAAGTGGAAATATACTGTACGCAATCCGACTTTGTGGCGGAATGCTTGCCTCAAAACTTGGCAG AGGACTGGAATGGAGGCTAACTACCAGATGGTGCAGTCGCTATATGATTCTTCTTGGAGGAAAATGTGGATGCTGAGACCAAGAATCCAATTTGACG GTCTTTATGTTAGTAGGAACACATATATCCATACGGGGACTGCGGAGTGGCAGTTCACAAAAACTGTCAATGTG GTTTGCTACTATCGTTACTTGAGATTTTTTCCAAGTGGAAAATTCCTCTACAAG ATTTCCCCACAGAAGATTAAGGATGTTGTCAAGTGCATGCATTTCCGGGCATCCAAAGGTGATTGTGTATTTAAAGGCGACTACGTATTGTCAGAGGATGGCCAG ATAGAACTGGCACTCCTGTATCCAGGGCGTCGCTACACACTAGTTAGGATGCGCCTCAG GCTTAGAGGCACAACTCTGGGCGCAAACAACAGGTTGGATGTATTGAAGATCTTAACCACCGGGGTGAATGCAACCGAACTGAGAAACTGGAAAGGCAGCGTGCTTGAACTTGTGGAGACCTGGGATGAGGATGAGACGCATGATCCAGAAGTTCCTGCTGTTACCCACAGCAGGGGTTTGACCCCATTTGTGTTTGTTCCATTTGAGGAG GCTGATACTTCAGTGATGAATCTGCCAGTGGAGAAGATGGACTACTTTGTCCCTGGGTGA